From a region of the Primulina eburnea isolate SZY01 chromosome 7, ASM2296580v1, whole genome shotgun sequence genome:
- the LOC140836975 gene encoding probable trehalose-phosphate phosphatase J, with translation MTKQNVVVSEANSGINVAITVAVSGSALYTTAAQKPPVVPRSAYITISKKKLLQNLEITSGARIHSWVDSMRASSPTNMNPSSGDHHSWILKHPSALDMFDQITKASKGKQIVMFLDYDGTLSPIVNDPEQAFMSEAMRTTVRKLARYFPTAIVSGRCRDKVYNFVRLGELYYAGSHGMDIKGPSKGSKHKKGTQAVLFQPASEFLPMIDEVYQQLLEIIKSTPGAMVENNKFCVSVHFRCVDEKKWTELAKQVGSVLEGYPSLRLTQGRKVLEIRPTIKWDKGKALEFLLESLGYANCSDVFPVYIGDDRTDEDAFKVLRQRGQGFGILVSKAPKDTNASYSLQEPSEVMAFLRRLVEWKRLSLRREFRMRRRLVEDISVALPN, from the exons ATGACTAAGCAAAATGTGGTGGTATCCGAGGCCAACTCAGGGATCAACGTCGCCATCACGGTGGCGGTTTCAGGCTCAGCCCTTTACACCACGGCGGCGCAGAAGCCGCCCGTGGTGCCGCGCAGTGCTTACATCACTATTTCGAAGAAGAAACTCCTGCAGAATCTTGAAATTACTAGCGGCGCTAGAATCCATTCTTGGGTTGACTCCATGAGAGCTTCATCTCCCACAAACATGAACCCTTCTTCCGGTGACCACCACTCTTGGATT TTGAAGCATCCATCGGCTCTCGACATGTTCGACCAGATAACAAAAGCTTCCAAGGGAAAGCAAATAGTGATGTTTTTGGACTATGATGGTACCCTTTCTCCCATTGTCAACGACCCCGAGCAAGCCTTCATGTCTGAGGCG ATGAGAACAACAGTGAGGAAACTTGCTAGGTATTTCCCTACAGCCATAGTGAGTGGGAGGTGCAGAGATAAA GTGTATAATTTTGTGCGTTTGGGGGAGCTGTATTATGCTGGAAGCCATGGCATGGACATAAAAGGCCCATCAAAAGGTTCCAAACATAAGAAA GGAACGCAAGCTGTTTTATTCCAGCCAGCTAGTGAGTTCCTGCCCATGATAGATGAG GTTTATCAACAACTTTTGGAGATAATAAAATCCACCCCAGGTGCTATGGTGGAGAACAACAAGTTCTGTGTCTCGGTACATTTTCGCTGTGTTGACGAGAAG AAATGGACCGAACTAGCGAAGCAAGTCGGGTCGGTTTTAGAAGGGTACCCGAGTCTTCGATTGACTCAAGGAAGAAAG GTGTTGGAAATTCGTCCTACTATTAAATGGGACAAAGGGAAGGCTCTTGAATTTCTTTTAGAATCACTTG GGTACGCCAATTGTAGTGATGTGTTTCCTGTTTACATCGGAGACGATAGAACGGATGAAGATGCATTTAAG GTGCTAAGACAGAGAGGACAAGGATTTGGGATTCTTGTTTCCAAAGCACCGAAAGACACGAATGCATCATATTCTCTGCAAGAACCATCCGAG gTAATGGCATTTCTGCGTCGCTTAGTTGAGTGGAAAAGGCTCTCCTTAAGACGAGAGTTTAGAATGAGAAGACGTCTGGTTGAAGATATCAGCGTGGCTCTACCAAATTGA